The Cylindrospermum stagnale PCC 7417 genome segment CGCTAATGTAGTCATAGGCTTCCCGAAAATTGGGAACAGCCCGCATTTCCAGCAGGCTGCCATTTCTCAGGGTAAGGGCCATGTCGCCCCAGGCGCCGATACCGCGGGGGACTTTGACAACTTTAACAATTTCTGAATAAATCACGTCAGTGCGATCGCGCCCCATCCAACCCCCCATCACAGTTATTCGGCGATCGGTGATGCGGAAGCGCAGCCAAAACGCCCTGACAATCGCCCCAACTGTCAATGGTATCCCAACTACAGTTAGTCCAATTAACAAGTTGAGGATTAAATCCCCAATATGGGGGCCACCTTCATAATAAATTTCTTCACGAATGCCCATCGAAGACCTCAGTTTGTGCCAACAACTGCTCTAATTCTTGCAGAAATTGTTGGCGATCGCACTTAGATTCTGCGGCCGTTGGTTTCACAACCACTACTAGCCGCCATCCTAGCGATAACTTGGGCAACAACTGATAAAAAGCAGCGCTAATCTGGCGTTTAATCCGGTTGCGGACTACTGCTCGTTTGCTAACTTTGGTGCTAATCGAAATGCCAATTTGTGTGCTGGCAAGATTTGCACGGTTACTCGCTGTTCCAGTTTTAGAGGCAGCTTCCATTGAAGGCTCTTTCAAACGCGGCGGTTTCAAGGCTCTCAATGTGAAGTGAGAGCTATGACGCCGAATTCCTTCCCGGAAAACTGCCTGGAAATCTTTTCGTGATTTTAGTCGATTTGCTTTGGGCAAGGCCACAGCTGTTCTTTTGGCTGAATGTACCCTAAACGCTCAGACGATGGCGTCCCTTCCTTCTTCTAGCGCTGATCACGTTTCTCCCGTCTGGTGTCCGCATTCTGGCGCGAAATCCAGAGGTTCTTTTTCTCTTACGGCAAGTGCCGCCCAGGGTGCGCTGCATACTGTTCTCCTCTTAGGCGATTTTTATAAAAAGTCACAATCTGTAATTTTATCACTTTACGGGTGAAAAAACCGGATTTCGGGAAAAACTTTACCAGTAGCCAGTTATAGATAGCAACTGACCACTTTCTACTCTTCAAGAAATGCTCAAAATCCAGGTACCCAGGTAACGTAGTAGGGGCACATCGCCGGGGGATAGAATCTGGCAATTGAAATAGTGAACTCCACCAAAGGCTGGGTTTTGGACGTTAGATAATACTAACTCCACCTTACTACCTGCTGGCACTGGCTCTTGAGGGAATATTTCTAGAACACGACCTTCTTTATTCCACTTCACTTCAGCTAGGGGAACTGTTTTACCTTTGACTTTAACGGCAATATTTTTGGTGTCAAAAGTTCCTTTGTAAGAATTCGGGTAGATAATGGCAAATTGAGCAACTGCCAATTTCATCTTTTGGGCAGGAATCCTCAATATATAGCGATCCGTGCTATTGGTTTGTCCGCCAAAATCTAACCGAAAGGGCAGCTGATATTCGCTTTTGACGCCGCTAAACAGTGTCAAACCAGGTAAGCCTTCGCCCCTGGTCATAACTGGGAAAGCAGTCAGCAAGCAGCCAGTTACGGCTAAAGCAGAAAGTACACGTCGCATAGTTGAGCTTCCTCTAGCAGATAATATGGTAGGACTGTAATCTGAATAACTGAGCGTTAGTATTCTTAACTAAACTTTACTCGGATTTCATGACAATTGACGCTAAATAGCCACAAAAAGTGCCATCATCCTTACAGCCTGAGGTGATCGCCGAAACACTGAGCGATAAATTTTACCTATACCTATAATTGTTTTACCTGATGACATCTGGAGCTTATTGGCAGTAGATAAAAACACAGTTGAGATTTGCTTGTGTTGACAAATATGTATAAGTGTATAGAAAATTAAAAAATTTGTGATAAAAATTGAGCCACGTCATTTGCGATCGCCAGTTAACTTGGGATAAATTGATTAAAATAGCTTGAACGAAAGCAGCAATCATTAAAAAATTAATTGGGAAATTATCAAGCTGGAGAAATTTGATCAATATTGCACTTATGTCAGAAAGAAATACCAAATTTTTTCAACCCCTAAACAAAGCTGAAGACCAAGATGCAAAATTTGGGAAGCAACATAGGATGTGCAATATGTAACCCTGTTTGCAACTATCGGGAATTGTGACGTCTGCAAGCGGCAAAGCGAGGCAAAGCCTCGGAGAAATCAGGTGTGGTTCGGCAAAGTCTCAAGGTTCAATCTAAAGCGAAAAAATCATGGCTGATACTGCCCGCCCATACGCTATGAGTGCGGGACATCCCTTATCGGGAAAATTCCATAGTTAGCAGAGTAATGGTACTTATCTCCAGGAGATTTCATGAAAA includes the following:
- a CDS encoding PH domain-containing protein, with the protein product MGIREEIYYEGGPHIGDLILNLLIGLTVVGIPLTVGAIVRAFWLRFRITDRRITVMGGWMGRDRTDVIYSEIVKVVKVPRGIGAWGDMALTLRNGSLLEMRAVPNFREAYDYISERIAAKNAQPSNVAK
- the rnpA gene encoding ribonuclease P protein component; the protein is MALPKANRLKSRKDFQAVFREGIRRHSSHFTLRALKPPRLKEPSMEAASKTGTASNRANLASTQIGISISTKVSKRAVVRNRIKRQISAAFYQLLPKLSLGWRLVVVVKPTAAESKCDRQQFLQELEQLLAQTEVFDGHS
- the rpmH gene encoding 50S ribosomal protein L34 — its product is MQRTLGGTCRKRKRTSGFRARMRTPDGRNVISARRRKGRHRLSV
- a CDS encoding DUF2808 domain-containing protein produces the protein MRRVLSALAVTGCLLTAFPVMTRGEGLPGLTLFSGVKSEYQLPFRLDFGGQTNSTDRYILRIPAQKMKLAVAQFAIIYPNSYKGTFDTKNIAVKVKGKTVPLAEVKWNKEGRVLEIFPQEPVPAGSKVELVLSNVQNPAFGGVHYFNCQILSPGDVPLLRYLGTWILSIS